In Cygnus atratus isolate AKBS03 ecotype Queensland, Australia chromosome 5, CAtr_DNAZoo_HiC_assembly, whole genome shotgun sequence, a single window of DNA contains:
- the VWCE gene encoding von Willebrand factor C and EGF domain-containing protein, with the protein MLLELLVQAACVSLFLPGGQGRVYPGRKKPASFAVERRRVGPHVCFSGFGSGCCPGWMLAPGSGQCTLPLCPFGCGSGFCIAPNLCSCPDGEQGITCPEPPGTCGEYGCDLSCNHGGCQEVARVCPLGFSMVETANGIRCTDIDECLSAACEGLCVNTEGGFVCECGPGMQLSADRHSCQDTDECLATPCQHRCKNSVGSYRCSCRPGYHLHGNRHSCVDVNECRRPGDRRACQHACHNTPGSYLCSCRPGYRLSGDRVSCEGFPKSILAPSPILQSLQHPPTLVLLPPGPGGPLLVPRGSPSSHLPAAPPGTQPPPSSPTTVSPVTELSPRGEGAPGTAAPAPRCWYRGALREPGTRWMEPGCRSCACQGGRVLCEAVSCPVPCSHPLPAPAGGCCPSCTGCLHEGVARAEGDVFSPSDGNCTVCVCLAGNISCISPECPSDSCPSASPPDCCSCQPVKCSFRGRTYVHGARFSLDEDDCTTCVCRGGEVECSFAPCPALDCPQHQRHLRPGQCCFTCRDPPRPSGCFVDDNGVEFPIGQIWSPGDPCELCICQADGSVSCKRTDCMETCPYPIHIPGQCCPDCSAGCTYMGQIFYNNETFPSLLDPCLSCICLLGSVACSPVDCAIFCTYPFHPEGECCPVCNDCNYEGRKVVNGQTFSPEGQPCTRCTCQLGEVSCEERPCPHSCTEPPALPAACCPACQEATGPPAPTGSPGSRRDAQGHPGDADPSAVPTAGRESPGGHAAP; encoded by the exons ATGTTGCTCGAGCTGCTCGTCCAGGCTGCCTGTGTGTCCCTGTTCCTCCCGGGCGGCCAGGGCAGGGTGTACCCCGGGAGGAAGAAACCAGCCAGCTTTGCCGTGGAGAG GCGCCGCGTGGGGCCCCACGTCTGCTTCTCAGGCTTCGGCAGCGGATGTTGCCCCGGCTGGATGCTCGCTCCGGGCAGCGGGCAGTGCACCCTGC CGCTCTGCCCCTTCGGCTGTGGCAGCGGCTTCTGCATCGCCCCCAACCTCTGCTCGTGCCCGGATGGAGAGCAGGGCATCACCTGCCCAG AGCCACCAGGAACATGCGGGGAGTATGGCTGCGACCTCTCCTGTAACCACGGTGGGTGCCAGGAGGTGGCCCGCGTCTGTCCCCTCGGCTTCTCCATGGTGGAGACGGCCAACGGCATCCGCTGCACTG ACATTGACGAGTGCCTGAGCGCCGCCTGCGAGGGTCTCTGCGTCAACACCGAGGGCGGCTTCGTCTGCGAGTGCGGCCCTGGCATGCAGCTCTCCGCCGACCGCCACAGCTGCCAGG ATACGGACGAGTGCCTGGCCACGCCGTGCCAGCACCGCTGCAAGAACAGCGTGGGCAGCTACCGCTGCTCCTGCCGGCCCGGCTACCACCTCCACGGGAACCGGCACTCCTGCGTGG ATGTCAACGAGTGCCGGCGGCCGGGAGACAGACGTGCCTGTCAGCACGCCTGCCACAACACCCCAGGCAGCTACTTGTGCTCCTGCCGCCCCGGGTACCGGCTCAGCGGCGACAGGGTCTCCTGCGAAG GCTTCCCCAAGTCCATCCTGGCCCCCTCACCCATCCTTCagtccctgcagcatccccccaCCCTCGTCCTGCTCCCTCCCGGCCCTGGGGGACCCCTCCTGGTCCCCAGGGGCTCTCCCTCTTCCCACCTCCCTGCCGCACCTCCGGGCACCCAACCTCCTCCGTCCTCACCCACCACCGTGTCCCCGGTCACCGAGCTGTCCCCACGCGGGGAGGGAGCCCCCGGTACCGCTGCACCAGCCCCTCGCTGCTGGTACCGGGGGGCCCTCCGGGAGCCGGGCACTCGCTGGATGGAGCCGGGGTGCCGGAGCTGTGCCTGCCAG GGAGGACGAGTGCTCTGCGAGGCCGTCAGCTGCCCCGTGCCTTGCTCCCacccgctgcccgccccggccgggggctgctgccccagctgcacag GCTGCTTGCACGAGGGGGTGGCCCGTGCCGAGGGCGACGTCTTCTCCCCATCAGATGGCAACTGCACCGTATGCGTGTGTCTG GCTGGAAACATCTCCTGCATCTCCCCCGAGTGCCCCTCGGACTCTTGCCCCAGCGCCTCGCCGCCCgactgctgctcctgccagccag TAAAGTGCAGCTTCCGCGGCCGCACGTACGTGCACGGAGCCCGCTTCAGCTTGGACGAGGACGACTGCACCACCTGCGTCTGCCGG GGTGGCGAGGTGGAGTGCTCCTTCGCCCCCTGCCCAGCGCTGGACTGCCCACAGCACCAGCGGCACCTGCGCCCCGGGCAGTGCTGCTTCACCTGCCGGGACCCCCCGCGCCCCTCGG gCTGCTTCGTGGATGACAACGGGGTCGAGTTTCCCATCGGACAGATCTGGTCTCCGGGCGATCCCTGTGAGTTATGCATCTGCCAG GCCGATGGCTCAGTGAGCTGCAAGAGGACGGACTGCATGGAGACGTGCCCCTACCCCATCCACATCCCCGGGCAGTGCTGCCCCGACTGCTCGGCAG GATGTACCTACATGGGACAGATCTTCTACAACAACGAGACCTTCCCGTCCCTCCTGGACCCCTGCCTCAGCTGCATCTGCCTG CTGGGCTCGGTGGCCTGCTCACCCGTGGACTGTGCCATCTTCTGCACCTACCCCTTCCACCCCGAGGGCGAGTGCTGTCCTGTCTGTAACG ACTGCAACTACGAGGGCAGGAAGGTGGTGAACGGCCAGACCTTCAGCCCCGAGGGACAGCCCTGCACCCGCTGCACGTGCCAG CTCGGGGAGGTGAGCTGCGAGGAGAGGCCGTGTCCCCACTCGTGCACCGAGCCCCCtgcgctgcctgctgcctgctgccccgcCTGCCAAG AGGCCACgggacccccagctcccacgGGCAGCCCTGGGTCAAGGCGGGATGCTCAGGGGCATCCCGGGGACGCGGACCCCTCGGCCGTGCCAACAGCCGGCAGGGAGAGCCCCGGCGGGCACGCGGCTCCCTAG
- the LOC118244703 gene encoding pepsin A-like gives MRWLWLLGMVVVAHGLENRVSLHRRKSLRRALLDGRVLGRVLLQQSPSPAAKYHPTTATEPLANYMDLEYVGTISIGTPPQEFSVVFDTGSANLWVPSVYCSSPACTNHRRFDPARSSTYRGTTTSVATWYGTGSMVGVLGYDTVMVGNIQVQNQVFGLSQTEPGSFLAHAPFDGFLGLAFPSISSSGATPIFDNMMSQRLVSQDLFSIYLTPNKQNGSFVLFGGIDDTYFTGNLSWIPLTAQSYWQIKVDSITMYGRPIACLYGCQAIMDSGTSLLAGPSRSVGNIQYEMGARRSASGVYLVSCSFIRLLPDIVFVIAGTQFPLPPQAYILQEDGSCMSGFEGYALPTATSELWILGDIFLRHYYSVFDRANGMVGLAPAV, from the exons ATGAggtggctgtggctgctggggaTGGTGGTGGTTGCCCACGGCCTGGAGAACAG GGTCAGCCTGCACCGGAGGAAATCGCTGCGGCGAGCACTGCTGGatggcagggtgctggggagggtcctgctgcagcagtccccctccccagcagccaaGTATCACCCCACCACTGCCACCGAGCCCCTGGCAAACTACATGGAC CTGGAGTACGTGGGAACCATCTCCATCGGCACGCCACCGCAGGAGTTCTCCGTCGTCTTTGACACCGGCTCAGCCAACCTGTGGGTGCCCTCGGTGTACTGCTCCAGCCCGGCCTGCA CCAACCACCGGCGCTTCGACCCAGCGCGCTCCTCCACCTATCGCGGCACCACCACCAGTGTGGCCACCTGGTACGGCACCGGCAGCATGGTCGGCGTCCTGGGCTACGACACCGTCATG GTTGGGAACATCCAAGTCCAGAACCAGGTGTTTGGGCTGAGCCAGACGGAGCCTGGCTCCTTCCTTGCCCACGCGCCCTTCGACGGCTTCCTGGGGCTGGCCTTCcccagcatctcctcctccGGCGCTACCCCGATTTTTGACAACATGATGAGCCAACGCTTGGTGTCTCAGGACCTTTTCTCCATCTACCTGACCCC CAACAAGCAGAATGGCAGCTTCGTGCTGTTTGGCGGCATCGACGACACCTACTTCACCGGGAACCTGAGCTGGATCCCGCTGACCGCCCAATCCTACTGGCAAATCAAGGTGGACAG CATCACCATGTACGGCCGCCCCATCGCCTGCCTGTACGGCTGCCAGGCCATCATGGACAGCGGCACCTCGCTGCTGGCCGGCCCCAGCCGCAGCGTGGGCAACATCCAGTATGAGATGGGAGCCAGGCGCAGTGCCAGCGGCGTG tACTTGGTGAGCTGCAGCTTCATCCGGCTCCTGCCTGACATCGTCTTCGTCATTGCCGGCACCCAGTTCCCGCTGCCACCCCAGGCTTACATCCTCCAG GAGGATGGCTCCTGCATGAGCGGCTTCGAAGGCTACGCCCTGCCCACGGCCACCAGCGAGCTCTGGATCCTTGGGGACATCTTCCTGCGCCACTACTACAGCGTCTTCGACAGGGCCAATGGCATGGTGGGGCTGGCACCTGCCGTCTGA
- the LOC118244702 gene encoding pepsin A-like — protein sequence MKLLLLLGLVALAQCHLSKIPLRRTKSLRQRLEEHGLLEHFLKQHPYNRASKYLPVFAGTTSSEPLQNYMNNEYYGTISIGTPAQEFTVVFDTGSSNLWVPSVYCSSPACKNHNRFNPSESSTFVSTNDSVSIAYGTGSMTGILGYDTVTVSDIHVTNQIFGLAEAEPGTVFYYSPFDGILGLAFPSIASSGATPVFDNMMSQDLVARDLFSVYLSKDDKSGSFVLFGGIDSAYTTKGITWIPLSAETYWQITMERVFVGKKAVACYFSCQAIVDTGTSLLAVPTTALKHIYNALGADSNGEISCKDVRSLPDVAFKINGKKFTVPATAYVIESDGVCSLGFEGMDVPTESGELWILGDVFIHKYYVIFDRANNKVGLSPLA from the exons ATgaagctgctcctgctccttggCTTGGTGGCCCTGGCCCAATGCCACCTCTCCAA GATCCCACTGAGGAGGACGAAGTCCCTGCggcagaggctggaggagcaTGGCTTGCTGGAGCACTTCCTGAAGCAGCACCCCTACAACCGGGCCTCCAAATACCTCCCCGTCTTCGCCGGCACCACCTCCTCTGAGCCTCTGCAGAACTACATGAAC AACGAGTACTACGGCACCATCTCCATCGGCACCCCGGCCCAGGAGTTCACCGTCGTCTTTGACACCGGCTCCTCCAACCTGTGGGTGCCCTCTGTGTActgctccagcccagcctgca AAAACCACAACCGCTTCAACCCCTCTGAGTCCTCCACCTTCGTGAGCACTAACGACAGCGTCTCCATTGCCTATGGCACCGGCAGCATGACTGGCATCCTGGGCTACGACACCGTCACT GTCTCGGACATCCATGTTACCAACCAGATCTTTGGGCTGGCTGAGGCTGAGCCCGGCACCGTCTTCTACTACTCCCCCTTCGACGGCATCCTGGGCCTGGCCTTCCCCAGCATCGCCTCCTCTGGGGCCACCCCTGTCTTTGACAACATGATGAGCCAGGACCTAGTGGCCAGGGACCTCTTCTCTGTCTACCTGAGCAA GGATGACAAGAGCGGCAGCTTCGTCCTCTTCGGTGGCATTGACTCTGCCTACACGACTAAGGGCATCACCTGGATCCCGCTCTCTGCCGAAACCTACTGGCAGATCACCATGGAGAG AGTCTTCGTCGGCAAGAAGGCTGTCGCCTGCTATTTCAGCTGCCAGGCCATCGTGGACACTGGCACCTCGCTGCTGGCTGTGCCCACCACCGCCCTCAAACATATCTATAATGCCCTGGGTGCTGACTCCAACGGCGAG ATCAGCTGCAAAGACGTCCGCAGCCTGCCTGACGTCGCCTTCaaaatcaatggcaaaaaaTTCACCGTGCCAGCCACAGCCTACGTGATAGAG AGCGATGGGGTCTGCAGCCTCGGCTTCGAAGGCATGGACGTCCCCACCGAGTCAGGCGAGCTCTGGATCCTTGGGGACGTCTTCATCCACAAGTACTACGTGATCTTTGACAGGGCCAACAACAAGGTGGGTCTGTCCCCGCTGGCCTGA